A window of the Bombina bombina isolate aBomBom1 chromosome 3, aBomBom1.pri, whole genome shotgun sequence genome harbors these coding sequences:
- the LOC128652791 gene encoding uncharacterized protein LOC128652791 — MANRASLLQRGRGVQRGRLRGSNVNKQAYGRARSALLERQWYNRGGASSNYVPQTRENAPTDGAQGESLCTITAGVQGGQGLVAAGAQSVHSVRERVVRESPYVAGPANEWSGDMNDERARGVPDRAGGSTSTPIGGGSQGGHMAGLDTPLLFVSPPQDMVPTPQRTEGPGTTGVGLSVQPSGGSVAAAPGISTPSTSAVGVATGPSRIWIIGHSYVHWAALKAHSLPEGQQLGIPTSKASIRWLGRRGLQWDGLPALLQNARHRWGQPHIILLHMGGNDIGSAPALDLINAMRSDVKWICTTFPGVRLAWSNIIPRLRWRYFPTPRIAYRVRKKVNRELGRAVLEVGGFVVRHELISADKKGLYRPDGVHLSDEGLVIFLVDLKTALVSNI; from the exons ATGGCAAACAGAGCAAGTCTCTTACAGAGGGGCCGCGGCGTGCAGAGAGGGAGGCTCAGGGGGTCTAATGTTAACAAGCAGGCTTATGGGAGAGCTAGAAGCGCATTGCTGGAGCGCCAGTGGTATAACAGGGGGGGTGCCAGCAGCAACTATGTACCCCAAACAAGGGAGAATGCGCCCACTGATGGGGCACAGGGCGAGTCGCTATGCACAATAACTGCAGGGGTCCAGGGAGGCCAAGGGCTTGTTGCTGCAGGTGCTCAGAGCGTTCATTCAGTCAGGGAGCGCGTGGTCAGAGAATCCCCCTATGTGGCAGGGCCAGcgaatgaatggagtggtgatatgaatgacgagagggctagaggggtcccagacagggccgggggcagtacttctaccccgattgggggcggcagtcaagggggacacatggctggcctggatactcccctcttgtttgtttctcccccacaggacatGGTGCCTACACCGCAGAGGACAGAGGGCCCGGGTACAACGGGAGTAGGACTATCTGTACAGCCGTCAGGCGGATCAGTGGCAGCTGCACCAGGAATATCTACCCCTTCAACAtcggcagttg gtgtggctacaggtccttctcgcatctggataatagggcactcctacgtgcactgggcggcactgaaggcccattctcttcctgaggggcagcagttggggattccgacgtctaaggcatcaatacggtggttgggccgtagaggcttacagtgggatggtttgcctgccctcctccagaatgccagacatagatggggacagccccacatcatcctccttcacatggggggaaatgatatagggagtgcaccggctctggacctcatcaatgcgatgaggtcggatgtcaagtggatctgtaccacgttcccgggggttaggctggcttggtccaacataatcccccggctgcgttggagatattttcccacacctaggatagcatatagggttagaaaaaaagttaacagggagctgggtagagcagtactagaggtagggggttttgtggtccgccatgaactgatctcagcggacaaaaaagggctgtatcgcccggacggggtgcacctgtccgacgaagggctggtgatcttcctggtggacctcaaaacggctctggttagtaatatttag